From Daucus carota subsp. sativus chromosome 6, DH1 v3.0, whole genome shotgun sequence, the proteins below share one genomic window:
- the LOC108225127 gene encoding UPF0496 protein At4g34320, producing the protein MGSHLSKKPAETSAASAINFNNNLQFTTELHSYEAACRLDTDLQSFDTNVQAKTSHVINTLAVGVEVRALSFDSLKEVTECLLEMNQEVVKVILECKKDIWKNQELFELVEDYFDTSLQTLDFCAALEKCLKRARDSQLLILVALQQFEEENGVEGNKYVRTLEELKNFKEAGDPFTDEFFQMFQSVYRQQMVMLEKLQLKKNKLDKKLKYMHAWRKVSSIIFVATFASVLICSVVAAAMAAPPVAAALAAATAIPLGSMGKWIDNLFKNYENAVKGQKEVISSMQVGTYVAIKDLDNIRVLVDRLEIEIQSLLQDAEFAITKEAVMIGIEEIKKKLGVFMKNVDDLGVQADVCSRDIRRARTVVLQRIIKHPNH; encoded by the coding sequence ATGGGAAGCCATTTGAGCAAAAAACCAGCTGAAACTTCTGCAGCTTCTGCAATTAATTTCAATAACAATCTGCAGTTTACAACTGAGCTTCATTCTTATGAAGCTGCGTGTCGCCTTGATACTGATTTGCAATCATTTGACACCAATGTTCAAGCTAAAACTAGTCATGTTATTAATACTCTAGCAGTTGGTGTTGAGGTTCGAGCACTTTCGTTTGATTCTTTAAAGGAAGTCACTGAATGTCTGTTGGAAATGAACCAAGAGGTTGTGAAGGTGATCTTAGAGTGCAAGAAAGATATATGGAAAAATCAAGAATTGTTTGAGCTTGTTGAAGATTACTTCGACACCAGTTTGCAGACTCTTGATTTCTGTGCTGCGTTGGAGAAATGTTTGAAGAGGGCGCGTGATAGTCAATTGCTTATTCTTGTCGCCCTCCAGCAGTTTGAGGAAGAAAATGGAGTTGAAGGGAACAAGTATGTCAGGACTTTGGAGGAGTTGAAGAATTTTAAAGAAGCGGGTGATCCATTTACGGATGAATTCTTTCAAATGTTTCAGTCTGTTTATAGGCAACAAATGGTGATGCTTGAGAAGTTGCAATTGAAGAAGAACAAGCTTGACAAGAAGCTTAAATATATGCACGCGTGGCGAAAAGTTTCAAGTATAATCTTTGTGGCTACATTTGCTTCTGTGTTGATTTGTTCGGTTGTTGCAGCTGCCATGGCTGCACCACCAGTTGCAGCCGCTCTTGCTGCAGCGACGGCAATTCCATTAGGTTCAATGGGAAAATGGATAGATAATCTTTTCAAGAACTATGAAAATGCTGTTAAGGGACAGAAGGAGGTTATTAGCTCTATGCAAGTTGGAACTTATGTTGCTATTAAGGATTTAGATAACATCCGTGTACTCGTCGATCGTTTGGAGATTGAGATCCAATCCCTCTTGCAAGACGCAGAGTTTGCTATTACTAAAGAAGCTGTGATGATTGGGATAGAGgagatcaagaagaaattggGAGTGTTTATGAAGAATGTGGATGATTTGGGAGTGCAAGCTGATGTGTGCAGCAGAGATATTCGCCGCGCTAGGACAGTGGTTCTGCAGAGGATTATAAAGCATCCTAACCATTGA
- the LOC108225170 gene encoding probable 1-acyl-sn-glycerol-3-phosphate acyltransferase 5 — MDGCGPLKTYNGPKRHPLTPARVSRGVVCLIVILSTAIMMLVGIGFVTAVLMRFFSVHYSRKATSVFFGIWLALWPFLFEKINKTKVVLAGERVPSNERVLLIANHRTEVDWMYLWDLALRKGQLGNIRYVLKKSLMKLPVFGWAFHIMEFISVERKWEVDELPMRQMLSTFKNRRDPLWLAVFPEGTDFTEQKCLRSQKYASENGLPIMKNVLLPKSKGFCACLEELRDSMDAVYDITIGYKYRCPTFLDNAFGVDPSEVHMHVRRIPLNDIPESEDEASSWLIDAFHLKDQLLSDFHSRGHFPHEGPENDLSTMKCLVNFLFVIILTSILTYAAFSYVSFRIYFLLVCVYMASATHLNFRPSPFFTL; from the exons ATGGATGGATGCGGGCCTCTCAAAACTTATAATGGACCAAAACGTCACCCTCTGACTCCAGCAAGAGTATCAAGGGGTGTGGTTTGCTTAATTGTCATTCTTTCAACAGCAATCATGATGCTTGTTGGCATTGGTTTTGTTACGGCTGTACTCATGAGATTTTTCAGCGTACATTACAGCAGAAAAGCAACGTCAGTTTTCTTTGGCATTTGGCTTGCTTTGTGGCcttttttgtttgaaaaaataaacaagACCAAAGTAGTTTTAGCGGGAGAACGTGTTCCCTCAAATGAAAGAGTGCTACTTATTGCAAACCATAGAACTGAGGTTGATTGGATGTACTTGTGGGACCTTGCATTGAGGAAAGGACAATTGGGCAACATAAGATACGTTCTTAAGAAGAGTTTAATGAAACTGCCTGTGTTTGGTTGGGCATTTCATATTATGGAGTTTATTTCGGTGGAGAGGAAATGGGAGGTTGATGAATTACCAATGCGCCAAATGCTCTCAACCTTCAAAAATCGCAGAGATCCCTTGTGGCTTGCCGTTTTCCCAGAAGGCACAGATTTCAC TGAGCAAAAATGTTTACGCAGTCAGAAATACGCCTCTGAAAATGGACTTCCTATAATGAAGAATGTTTTGCTTCCAAAATCAAAGGGCTTCTGCGCATGCTTGGAGGAATTGAGAGACTCTATGGATGCAG TTTATGACATCACAATTGGGTACAAATATCGGTGCCCAACTTTCTTGGACAATGCATTTGGGGTAGACCCATCTGAAGTTCATATGCATGTTCGTCGCATCCCTCTAAACGACATCCCTGAATCTGAAGACGAGGCTTCATCATGGCTGATAGATGCATTTCACTTGAAGGACCAATTGCTATCTGATTTCCATTCACGAGGCCATTTTCCTCATGAAGGACCTGAAAATGACTTGTCTACTATGAAGTGTCTAGTAAACTTTCTTTTTGTAATCATCCTGACCAGCATACTTACCTATGCCGCCTTCTCATATGTCTCATTTAGAATATATTTCTTGTTAGTATGTGTGTACATGGCATCTGCTACCCATCTCAACTTTCGACCCTCACCATTTTTTACTTTGTGA
- the LOC108227669 gene encoding uncharacterized protein LOC108227669 — protein MDIDFPQYSLSSQLRGHEDDVRGICICGDVGIATSSRDRTIRFWTLNPSNNRDYILSKILLGHTSFVVPLAWISPTEEFPEGRIVSGGMDKLVFVWNLVNAEKLQTLKGHQQQVTGIALEGSDIISASVDCTLRRWRGGQQVEVWEAHSTAIQAVMKLPSGELITGSSDTTAKLWNGKTCLHTFSGHSDTVRSLAVMPGLGFLSASHDSSIRLWALSGEVLLEMVGHTSIVYSVDAHVSGLIVSGSEDCSAKIWKDGVCLQSIEHPGCVWDAKFLGNGDIVTACSDGVVRVWTVHHDRIADPQEAELYASLLSEYKCSRKKVGGLKLNELPGLEALQTPGTSDGQTKVVREGDSGVAYAWNMIENKWDKIGEVVDGPDDSMKRPVLNGKEYDYVFDVDIGDGEPIRKLPYNRSDSPYDTADKWLLKENLPLSYRQQIVEFILQNSGQKNFTFDSSFRDPFTGSSAYVPGGPSNVSAVSAKPTFKHIPKKGMLVFDAAQFDGILKKISEFNSSLISDLERKNLALTELEISRLAAIAKILKDTSHYHSSKFSDVDIALLLQLLKSWPVEMMFPVIDIVRMIVLHPDGATILLKHVTEANDTLLDTLRKVTTNPLPANLLTSIRAVTNLFRNSCYYPWLQKHRGEILDAFSSFYSSSNKNVQLSYSTLILNYAVLLIEKKDEEGQSQVLSAALQIAEEENLEVDTKFRALVAIGSLMLDGLVKQIALDFDVENVAKLAKASKEPKVAEIGADIELTVKQS, from the exons ATGGATATTGACTTCCCTCAGTATAGCTTGAGCTCGCAACTTCGAGGCCACGAAGACGat GTCCGtggtatatgtatatgtggTGATGTCGGCATAGCAACTTCATCAAGGGATCGAACTATAAGGTTCTGGACATTAAATCCGTCAAACAATCGTGACTATATTTTGTCGAAAATATTGCTGGGGCACACTAGTTTTGTTGTTCCATTGGCATGGATTTCACCAACGGAAGAATTTCCTGAAGGTAGAATTGTATCTGGTGGCATGGACAAGCTGGTTTTTGTTTGGAATTTGGTGAATGCAGAAAAACTTCAGACACTAAAGGGTCATCAGCAACAAGTGACAGGCATTGCATTGGAAGGCTCAGATATTATATCAGCGTCTGTTGACTG TACATTAAGACGGTGGAGAGGGGGGCAACAAGTTGAGGTCTGGGAGGCTCACAGCACAGCCATCCAAGCAGTTATGAAGCTTCCATCAGGAGAACTGATAACAG GTTCTAGTGACACAACGGCGAAGCTTTGGAATGGAAAGACATGTTTACATACCTTTTCTGGGCATTCAG ATACTGTTAGAAGCTTGGCCGTGATGCCTGGGTTGGGATTTCTTTCTGCATCACATGATAG TTCCATCAGACTATGGGCTCTTAGTGGTGAAGTTTTGTTGGAGATGGTTGGTCACACTTCTATTGTCTATTCTGTTGATGCACATGTGTCTGGCCTTATTGTCAGTGGCAGTGAGGATTGTTCTGCAAAAATATGGAAAG ATGGAGTTTGTTTGCAAAGCATAGAACACCCAGGCTGTGTTTGGGATGCCAAATTTCTGGGAAACGGTGATATTGTGACCGCATGTTCTGATGGGGTTGTCCGTGTCTGGACAGTTCATCATGATAGAATTGCTGATCCTCAAGAAGCTGAGTTGTATGCATCTCTACTTTCTGAGTACAAGTGCAGTAG GAAGAAAGTTGGAGGCTTAAAACTGAATGAATTACCAGGCCTTGAGGCTCTACAAACACCAG GAACCAGTGACGGGCAAACAAAAGTTGTGAGAGAAGGTGACAGTGGTGTCGCATATGCATGGAATATGATTGAAAATAAATGGGATAAG ATTGGGGAAGTTGTTGATGGACCTGATGATAGCATGAAACGTCCTGTTCTTAATGGAAAGGAATATGACTATG TCTTTGATGTTGATATTGGAGATGGTGAACCTATTCGTAAATTGCCCTATAATCGTTCAG ATAGTCCATATGACACGGCTGACAAGTGGCTTCTCAAGGAGAATCTGCCCCTTTCCTATCGCCAACAAATTGTAGAGTTTATTCTACAAAATTCCGGGCAAAAGAATTTTACTTTTGATTCATCATTTCGTGATCCCTTCACTGGCT CCAGTGCTTATGTTCCTGGAGGACCTTCAAATGTGTCTG CTGTCTCGGCCAAACCTACTTTTAAGCACATTCCAAAG AAAGGGATGTTGGTCTTTGATGCAGCACAATTTGATGGGATCCTGAAGAAAATTTCAGAGTTCAACAGTTCTCTTATTTCTGACCTG GAAAGAAAGAATTTAGCTTTGACTGAGTTAGAGATATCAAGGTTGGCAGCAATAGCCAAAATTTTGAAGGACACATCACACTATCACAGCAGTAAATTTTCAGATGTTGACATTGCTTTGCTGTTACAATTGCTGAAATCATGGCCCGTTGAGATGATGTTTCCTG TGATTGATATTGTGAGGATGATTGTCCTTCATCCTGATGGGGCAACTATACTTCTCAAACATGTTACAGAAGCAAATG ATACACTCTTGGATACGCTTCGGAAGGTTACTACGAATCCTCTGCCTGCGAATCTTTTGACCAGCATTCGTGCTGTGACTAATCTCTTTAGGAATTCATGCTACTATCCGTGGTTGCAAAAGCATCGGGGTGAG ATCCTAGATGCGTTCTCAAGTTTCTATTCATCATCAAACAAGAATGTGCAGTTATCTTACTCCACATTAATACTCAA CTATGCTGTTCTTTTAATTGAAAAGAAAGATGAAGAAGGCCAATCTCAAGTTCTTTCAGCTGCCCTACAG attGCCGAAGAAGAAAATCTTGAAGTAGATACAAAGTTCCGAGCTTTAGTTGCCATTGGATCTCTG ATGCTCGATGGACTCGTGAAACAAATAGCCTTGGACTTTGATGTTGAGAATGTTGCAAAATTGGCAAAGGCATCAAAAGAGCCGAAAGTAGCTGAAATTGGAGCTGACATTGAGCTTACCGTAAAACAGAGTTGA
- the LOC108224796 gene encoding uncharacterized protein LOC108224796, with product MDVGSAFENLMDPSCSSDTKPEMGVFECNICFELAQDPTVTLCGHLYCWPCLYRWLHVHSVSPQCPVCKALIQEEKLVPIYGRGKLSSELSMRSVPGDVIPNRPTGQRPQTAPAPAPFTNFLRQQEEFNSVGEFMPMGTPRFGNLTISALFGAIPSLFNLQVHGFHDATIYGATTGVPYLFSTSFHGGYAHGFYQHSAQQQVTKSLLKICFLFLGLLMILRLISFSLSYS from the coding sequence ATGGATGTGGGTAGTGCATTTGAGAACTTGATGGATCCCTCTTGTTCAAGTGATACGAAGCCGGAAATGGGTGTTTTTGAGTGCAATATCTGCTTTGAATTAGCTCAAGATCCGACGGTGACTCTCTGCGGTCATCTTTACTGTTGGCCCTGTCTTTATCGGTGGCTGCATGTTCATTCGGTTTCACCCCAGTGCCCGGTTTGTAAGGCACTTATTCAGGAGGAGAAGTTGGTTCCAATATATGGGCGGGGAAAGCTAAGTTCTGAGCTTAGTATGAGATCGGTACCTGGAGATGTTATCCCCAATCGCCCTACAGGGCAGAGACCTCAAACTGCTCCTGCTCCTGCTCCATTTACAAACTTTCTTCGACAACAAGAAGAATTTAATTCAGTCGGGGAATTTATGCCAATGGGAACCCCTAGGTTCGGCAATTTAACAATCTCTGCTCTTTTTGGCGCCATCCCATCATTATTTAACCTCCAAGTGCATGGATTTCATGATGCTACTATCTATGGAGCTACTACCGGTGTCCCTTATTTGTTCTCTACTTCATTTCATGGCGGATATGCTCATGGTTTTTATCAACATTCAGCTCAACAACAGGTTACAAAATCTTTATTGAAGATCTGTTTCTTGTTTCTTGGTCTTCTCATGATCCTTCGACTAATTTCATTCTCACTGTCCTATTCCTGA
- the LOC108226043 gene encoding NAC domain-containing protein 68, translating into MANLNLPPGFKFKPSDDALITYYLKPKVLGQQLPCSNVIKDDIQLYGSNSTPWDLFDINDSDSWIDHSVYVFTSLSKISSTAPVRSRSRFNTNKKAGCGTWKQKTPRKPIKDGFGNVIGGKRMLVFVINDVSVPVDPDKAVYFKMHEYSLWGVNEGLGGDDLVLCQISFDSSRRAIVKLASQKTDSTPKACKAQKKTENMKNLQGSVGSTKGVIVVNCDVGEEITSLSPEGLVGMDGRVGNGEGSMAAVDKNVVQGSDWFGGGLCKDGLRCDEPGLDSFDMDSFDVPELMQLLDSTAEEEILDDRAIHMPGKRKLEERDSSCQPKKLCF; encoded by the coding sequence ATGGCGAACCTGAATCTCCCTCCTGGTTTTAAGTTCAAGCCCAGTGACGATGCACTCATAACTTACTATCTAAAGCCTAAAGTTCTGGGTCAACAACTCCCATGCAGCAATGTTATCAAAGATGATATTCAACTCTACGGCTCTAATTCTACTCCCTGGGACTTGTTCGATATTAACGATTCTGATTCCTGGATCGACCACTCTGTTTATGTCTTCACGTCCTTATCCAAGATTTCTAGTACTGCTCCTGTTCGATCTCGATCAAGATTTAATACCAATAAAAAGGCGGGGTGCGGTACGTGGAAGCAGAAGACGCCGCGGAAGCCGATCAAGGATGGTTTTGGTAATGTGATTGGGGGGAAGAGAATGTTGGTTTTTGTGATTAATGATGTGAGTGTTCCTGTTGATCCTGACAAGGCGGTGTATTTTAAGATGCATGAGTATTCTTTGTGGGGGGTTAATGAGGGCTTGGGTGGTGATGATCTTGTTCTTTGCCAAATCAGTTTTGATTCTTCCAGGAGGGCTATTGTCAAGTTGGCTAGTCAGAAAACTGATTCTACTCCTAAGGCCTGTAAAGCCCAGAAGAAAACAGAGAACATGAAGAATCTTCAGGGAAGCGTTGGTTCGACGAAGGGTGTGATTGTGGTGAATTGTGATGTTGGTGAGGAAATTACGAGTTTGAGTCCAGAGGGTTTGGTGGGGATGGATGGTAGGGTTGGTAACGGTGAAGGATCAATGGCTGCTGTTGATAAAAATGTTGTTCAGGGCTCGGATTGGTTTGGTGGGGGTCTCTGTAAAGATGGCCTACGCTGTGATGAGCCCGGTCTGGACTCTTTTGACATGGATTCTTTCGACGTGCCTGAGTTGATGCAGCTTCTTGATTCCACTGCAGAAGAGGAGATTCTTGATGACAGAGCTATCCACATGCCTGGGAAAAGAAAATTGGAAGAAAGGGATAGTTCATGTCAACCTAAGAAGTTGTGTTTCTGA